The genomic interval TTAATTTTTGGCAAACTAGCTAAAGATAGTTTTAATGATACCAAATCACGTGCATTTGCCGTTCCTACTTCAATACGTGTAATTAATCTTTCAAAATCATAAATTTCTTTTAACTCTTCCCTTAAATTCTCACGCATACTAAAATCATCGACAAGTTCAGCAATTGTCTCTTGACGTTCTTTAATTTTTGCAATATTAAGCAACGGGTATTCCAGCCATTTTTTTAATAATCGACTCCCCATTGCCGTATGTGTAAAATCCAGTACGCCTAATAAAGTATCTTTCTTACCGCCATCACGCAGATTTCGTGTAATTTCTAAATTACGTAATGTATAAGTATCGATAATCAAGTTTTCACTTTCATCTAAATATGTAAGTTGATTCAGATGTGTTAGATCTGTCTTTATTGTTTGATGTAAATATTCTAATAAAGTACCTACCGCTTGCTTTGCTATCATTACATTCGGCTGTTCGTCAACTTTAAAATGCTCGTCTAAGAAATTCTCTGCTGCCGCAGCAGGCTCATGAATTTCAGTAAAACTACAATTGCCTAAACGAAGATTTACAAATTCTTTTAACTCTGCTTGATAAGCAAATTGCCCCACAATCATAATTTCCGGTGGCATTAAACGATATAATTGGTCAAATAAATTTTGTTTGCCACTCTTCGCTTCATAGAGACCATAAAAACACTCACCTGTTGAAACATCCGATCCTGCCAAAACAATTTGTGCACCATCTTGATAAATAAGCGCAATATACTGATTTGTTGCGTCAGTCAATACAGATTCTGAAAGCACAGTCCCAGGCGTAATAATTTTAATCACTTCACGTTTGACTAAACCTTTACTTGACTTTACATCTCCAGTTTGCTCGCAGATGGCAACTTTGTACCCTTTATGGATCAACTTTATAATGTAAGTTTCGGCCGCATGATAGGGAATCCCGCACATTGGAATACGCGCTGGCTGCCCCGCATCACGCCCAGTTAGTGTTATTTCTAATTCGCGAGATGCCAATTCAGCATCTTCAAAAAACATTTCATAAAAATCGCCTAGCCTAAAAAATAAAATTTCATTAGGATGGCGACGCTTAATTTCTTTATATTGCTCGATCATTGGAGTATGTGTTATCGCCATGTTTTCTCTCCTTCAGCTGATTGCTATTTTACAAGCGTTCCTTTTAATACCCAAGTTTGCGCATGTATGATTTTAATTTTTAATAATTGTCCGACTTCCTCTGTTCCTTCTTTTTTCCAAAGAACAATTTTATTTGTTCTCGTCCGACCAGAAAGAACTGCATCATCGGTACGACTCACGCCTTCAACCATAACTTCCAAGACTTGTCCTTCATGCTGCTGATTGATTTCTAAACTAATCTGGTTTTGAACTTCCATTAGCTGCTGTAAACGGGTTTTTTTTACTTCTGTAGGTACTTGTGCCTCCATTGTAGCAGCCGGTGTACCAGACCGTTTAGAATATAAAAAAGTATATGCAACATCATAACGAATTTCTTTCAGAAATTCTAAAGTCTCTTCAAAATCCTCGTTGGTTTCCCCGGGAAAACCAACGATTAAATCCGTACTTATACTTGCATTCGGCACATTTGCACGAATTTTTTTCACAAGCTCGCGATAATATGAAATTGTATATCCACGGTTCATTGCTTTTAAAATTTTATCACTTCCATATTGCACTGGCAAATGAAAATGCTCACAAATATGCTTACTATTTTTAATGACTTCAATTGCTTTATCGCTTAAATCGCGAGGATGGCTTGTCATATAGCGCACTCTTTCAATTCCAGGAACTTGGTCTGCCGCTGCTAACAAATCTGCAAAATCTACTTCCTGGCTATCTTTCCCATAAGAATTTACATTTTGCCCTAGTAGAGTGATTTCTTTAAATCCTTCACTTACAACTTTCTCTATTTCCTTTATAATATCACGTAATGGTCTACTGCGCTCTCTGCCACGGACATAAGGAACAATACAATACGTACAGAAATTATTACAGCCATACATAATTGGAACCCACGTCGAAATGCTTCCATTGCGTTCTGTTGGAACTTCACTCGGCATTTCCTGATCTCCATTTGACATTGAAATAACCTTGCCGTTTGAAGTTTCTACTTCTTCAATTACCCTTGCCAACTCATGGACTTGGTTTGTCCCCATGACAAAATCCACATGCGGTGCTTTTTTAAATATCGCTTCGCTATCCTTTTGTGCCATACAACCCGCAATCCCAATGATTAGATCCGAATTCTCCGTTTTCAACCGTTTTAAATCACCAATTTTGCCATATATTTTATTCTCAGCACTCTCACGAACACAACAAGTATTCAAAAAGATCAAATCTGCTTCTTCCATAATTTCCGTTTTTTCATACCCCATGGCCTTTAACTGCCCGGCCAAGCGTTCAGAATCATTTGCATTCATTTGACATCCGTAGGTAATGGAAAAGAAGGTTTTCTTTTTCCCTGTTTGTTTTTCAAACGCATTATTTTGTTCTTTCAATCTATCTATCGATCCTTGATTTATCATATTAATTTCGTTTCCTCCAAAAGTCAGTTAATGTTTATATTATAACTTATTCTTCATGTTTATAGCAAAATAATAAATGAATTCTTTCTACTTTCTTCCCATGTATTTTTTAATAGATTTACCTTCGCATCTCTAATGCATATCGTTCTTTAATTCTCCAATTTCTCCAGATGAGCATGATAATAATATACGATTTTAACCATAAAAAAATAGGCCATAAGTTCTGCTAACTCTTCTATAATCTGTCCTTGTACTTCATTAAGAAGTACACCTTTTTCTCCTAATACGGAAAAAATGATATTACAAATGATTAAAACGATATATATCACCGGAACTGCTACCTGCACGACTTTTTCCCAACGCACATTGTAAACTAAAGCGAGCAAAACCCCCACAATAAATAGCAGAATTCCAAGTCGTATAAGCATATGATAAGGAATTTGGTCCATTGCAATAAATGTCGGCCCTGCTTTGGTCATATTTGTTTGAAAAAAAACACGTCCCCAACTCAACTCTCGTCCTATTAGCAAAGCAAAAAAGCTAGCAATCGATAAATACTGCATTTTTTCATTACGCGCAACGGATTTTTTATAAAAATAAAAATTCATACATAATCCTATTGCTAACACACCAACCTGTGCATTTTCTAAAATTCCATTTTCCCACCCCCACTGCATTGGCAATACTTTTGCCAGCGGAAGAATTGCAAAGAATCCAACAACCCCAGTCAAACTAACTATATCTAGACTCTTATCAAATAAAAGCTCTTCAAACTTAAGCATTTTCTTTTCCTTCTTTCAAAATGGTAAACAGTTGTGTACAGTACACATTTATTTACCATTCTATACATTTTATCAGATTCCTGCGAAAATGTAGAAGGAATAAATATTTTTATACTTATAACAAATGCCCACCCCATGATTATGAGGCAGGCATTTTATTTTTATAAACGTTTTATGGTTATGTTTTTATGCACCAATCGTAAGTGTTTTTACGATTATATTGACTTGTTTTACAATCATTCCGGTCATATTTTCAACGGCTATTTTAATTTCGTTTTGTATTTCCGTTGCAGTTGTACGAAGATTGGTTCCATATCGCATTGTCACTTCCAACGTAACATCAATCCCCTTATCTTCCTCCTCCTCACGAATACGTTTCACTCTGACTTGTGAAGCGCGACTGATACTTTCTTTGCTTGTTGCAACTTTGTTTACAATCGCAACAATTGCCGAATCATCAATCAGAAGTTTTCCATAATAACTAAAAATAGGACGAACAATAGATTTTTCACCTAATCTTCGACGCTTAGCCTGTGGTTTTTTGAAAAAGCTCTCCAACGGATCAATAAGATAGCCGGAAAAATGAGGTTTCAGCTCAATCGTTGGCACAGGAATAATATGTTTCCCTTCTTTTAATCGGCAATCACGTGCTTTTTCTATTTCCTCTTTTGTCGCAATATCTTCAATCCTAATCACTTTTTTTATTGCAGAAAAGCCTAAAATTTTTGCAATTTTATGCACCATATTTTCCGAAGTGCCCAATACTAAAATGCGTCTTGGATTCATTTGTTGAATCGCTTGCTTTATTTCGTCGGCATGCCCCGGAATAGAAAAAATTGCTCTTCTAACTGCCATAATCTTACTTGCTTCTCTTTTTGCAGAATGACCAGCAATAATCTTACCCTCGCGGATTAAAATTCCATCATCAATAATTGCATCTGCTTTATATTCATGTGCCACAATTAAAGCACGGTGACTTTTACCTGTGCCACTCGGGCCAACGAGAGCCATCACTTCCATACTCGACTCCTCCTCAACCTGTAAATAACATTTTATTTTTAAGTAAGTCAAAAAAACTTTTTGCCAATCGTCGCTGTGTATATAAAAAATTATACTACATTTATGAAAAACACAAAAAGATTTTCTTACTTTATTATACAATGAAGCAACATTTATCGAATAAACTGTTCAGCATATGAATCGTCTACTGTAAATACGCCCAATTCGTTTGGATAACGCTTTGGAATTGCATGAAAATCCGAACCACCTGTGACTATGAGTCGATTCGTTTCGGCTAAAGCCTGATATTTTTGAACTTCTTCTGCCGTATGCTTAGGATGGAATACTTCTAAGCCATCAATTCCACTTTTTATTACTTTCCCTACAATTTCATCATCACCAACAAGCCCTGGGTGTGCAAGTACAGCCAGGCCGCCTGCATGATGAACCAGCGAAATAATTTCTTCGATCTCTAATTTATAATGGGATGCATATGCCGGCCCATCTTTATATAGTAATTGATCAAAAACTTCTCCAATACTTTCAAAAAACTTCTTCTCTACTAAAACACGTGCCAAATGGGCTCTGCCAATAGACTCTGCATTACCTGCTACGGCTAAAATTTCTTCTTCCGTAATGGCATATCCCAGCGCTTGCATTTTTTCCAGCATCGTTTTCAAACGTTGCCAACGAAAGTCCACAAGTTTTTGCAAATTTGATTGCAGCATACGATTTGAAATATCAATATTTAACCCTAATATATGAACTTCATGGGTTGGCATATGCGCACTAAATTCAATTCCAGGAATAATTATGATTTCTTTATTAGGATAAAGCCCATCCTTTTGCAATTGATATAAACCTTTGACCGTATCATGATCTGTAATTGCAATATAACGTAAACCAGCAGCCTTAGCTTGCCTAATAACTTCTCTGGGAGATAACCTTCCATCCGAAGCTGATGTATGAATATGCAGATCACTACTCATCTTATTTCCCCATCTCTAATGCGAATTGAATCAAAGTTCTGGTTGCAACTCCACTTGCGCCTTTTACCTGATAACCGTTTGCTTTTTTCAAATTAGCTGTACCTGCAATATCGATGTGTACCCATGGCACTCCTTTGGTAAAAGCTTCAATAAACATCGCGGCTGTAATCGTTCCCGCATTTCGTCCTCCAGTATTTTTCAAATCGGCAATATCACTTTTAAATTGTTCTTTATATTCCTCATAGTTTGGCAACTGCCACATTTTCTCACCTGTGGTTTTTGCTGCTTTTAATAATGCACTGCAAAGCTTGGTATCATTACTTACTACCCCAGATGCAACATCTCCTAGTGCAACAACACAAGCTCCTGTCAATGTTGCTATATCGATAATTTTAGTTGCCCCTAATACAGTTGCATAATGAACCGCATCTGCTAAAATTAAACGACCTTCAGCATCTGTATTATCAACCTCAATTGTAATCCCACTCATTGACTTAATCACATCACCAGGTTTCGTCGCATGTCCCGATGGCATATTCTCGCAACACGGAATTAAGGCCAACACGTTCGCCTTAGGCTGTAACTGCGCAATCGCTCGCATTGTAGTCAAAACTGCTGCGGCACCTGCCATATCATCTTTCATATCGCCCATGTTTGCGCTTGGTTTTAGAGAAATACCACCACTATCAAAAGTAATGCCTTTACCAATATAAGCCACGCATTCATTACTTTCTCTATTCCCTGTATATTTTATCACAATAAATTTAGGAAGTTCGTTACTCCCCTTCGCTACAGCAAGAAAAGCTCCCATATTTAAATCTTTAATTGCTGCTAACTCCATAATTTCTACTGTAAAATTATCAAAATGCGCTAACCTTTCCGCCTCTTTTGCCATATAAGTCGGCGTAACCGTGCAGGATGGATGGTTGACTAAGTCACGACAATGACAAACACTATCTGTAATCACTAACGTTTTATTCAAAACACGCGTTGCAACGTCCACCTTTTTTTCATCTAGCTCACAAAAAATTACTTGTCCTAATACTGCATCTTTTTTTATTGTTTTATAAAATTCAAATTGGTATGACCCCAGTATAACACCCTCAAAAGCTGCTTGCAGAGCAGTTTCATATGCAAAATTATAATTGAAATTTACATAAATACCAAGACTCTTTGCCTTCGTCTTTTTGACTGACCCCATTGCTTTACCAAAAAGATTCCGTAATTTATCACTTGTCATCTCGCTTTGCTCGCCCGCACCGATTAAGATGACACTTTTTACTTGTCTCGTTTCTAACATATGGAGAACATGAATTTCTCCATAGTTTACTGCATCCGGATATTGAACTAAAAATGGACGAATTTGTTCTTTCATCAATCCAGAAAAAAGATTCGATGATACCGCCTCTTCATCCAGCAACGAATTTTTAAATACTTGAATTAATAAAACATCTTGCGCGAACGCATCTTCTATTGCAGATCTCACTTCTACTGACATCATAATCCCTCCAAAGTGTATTACTGTTATCATACCATAATAATAGAGAAAATCAAAAATTTGATGTACTCTATAAATAATAAACCCTGTTCATTTGAACAGGGTTTATTATTTTTATAACAATTATCTTGGCTCCACAATTAATTTGATCGCCGTGCGTTCTTCACCATCGATTAATATATCTGTAAAAGCTGGAATACATATTAGGTCAACTCCATGAGGAGCTACAAAACCTCGCGCAATCGCTACGGCTTTTACTGCTTGATTTAGAGCACCTGCACCTATGGCCTGCATTTCTGCACCACCACGCTCTCGAAGCACTCCTGCTAAAGCACCTGCTACAGAATTTGGATTAGATTTCGCTGATACCTTTAAAACTTCCATGATTATTAGTACCCTCCTTTAATATTAAGAAAAAGAACTTATAATATAAATATTCTGTATTTAACAAAAAATTCCTTCTAAAATTATTATTAAATTTCAAATTTTTCCAATTATTATATCTCGTCTTCGCGAATCATAATCCGTTGAACTTTCTGTACTTGATTTGTTTGATCATCAATCATGATAACTAAACCACAAAATACATGCGGTCCGCTCGCAATATCAAATTTAACTGGCAAGCCTGTTAAGAATTTTTTTATAACTAAATCTCGATCAACACCCAAAACTGAATTCCAAGGTCCGACCATTCCTAAATCCGTAATGTATGCAGTTCCCTTAGGTAAAATTCTTTCATCAGCGGTTTGAATATGTGTATGCGTACCGACCATACATGTGATTCTACCATCTACGTACCATCCCATTGCCATCTTTTCTGATGTTGTTTCAGCATGAAAGTCAAAAAGAATGAGATCACACTCTTGATTTAAACATTCAATAATTTCATCAGCTTTACGAAATGGGCAATCGAGTGCAGGCATAAACGTTCTTCCTGAGATATTAGCAATCCCTACTTTTTTATTGTTTACTTCAAAAATACAATAACCTTTGCCTGGCGTTTGTGGTGGATAATTCGCTGGGCGAATTAAATATCTCTCATGGTCAATGAATTGAAATATTTCTTTTTTATCCCATATATGGTTTCCGGAAGTTACAACGTCAACCCCAGAATTATAAATTTCATCTAAAGTTTTTTTTGTTATACCTACCCCCCCTGCGGAATTTTCTCCATTTGCTATGATTAAATTCAATTGATATTTTGTTTTTAAAGCAGGAATATATTGCGTAACTGCTTGCCTGCCTATTTTTCCATATATATCACCAATCATCAGTATATTCAAGAGCCATAGCCTCCAAAAACTATTTATTAAAAATCATGACGCGTCCTTCTTCACGTATACCAATCAAATTACTCGCCATCTGATTGATTTTTACGTTGCCTATCATATTATCAATAAAATCTTCTTGAAATATACCATCTTCTTCCGTTGGTGTTGCATTTCCATCCGTAACAAGTGATTCACTAAAACATTCTTTCATTAGCGTACTAATCAAAGCAAATTCACCTTTCGACAAAGTATCCATATCTCTAAAAACTCTAATAAATGCAACTCCTTCATAACTGTCCATCTGTATATCAATCGTATTTGCTTTGAGTTCTTCAAGCACATGATATGTTAATACACTTTGTAATAGTTTGGTTTTGATCATCAGAAATTCTTCACCAGATGGTATTTTATTTAATACAAATGTCATTTTCAATAAATTATTCATAGGATCAAAATTAATTGTACCAATTTCTGGGTAGCACACCAGTATAGATACTAATAAATTCACACCATCCGTATTTAATTTCTCTTCCTGTTCTAAGTTCATCATAAACACCACCCAATAATGTTGCATAACAACGATAAAATATAATCTACAACTCTAATTCGCTGTATTTGATTCAATTCCCTTCAAGCTTATATAAAATATTAAAAACGACCTTGTAGTTACAAGGTCGTTCATTTTGCCAATTTATTTTGCATAATCAACTGCACGTGTTTCACGTATTACAGTCACACGAATTTGTCCAGGATATTCAAGCTCACTTTCAATTCTCTTAACAATATCACGCGCCAAAGCAACGGACGTGACATCATCAACTTTATCTGGTTTTACCATAATACGAATTTCGCGACCTGCTTGAATAGCAAATGACCTATCCACACCTTCAAAAGACTCTGCAATTTCCTCTAAACGAGTCAATCGTTTTAAATAACTTTCAAGACTTTCACGCCGAGCTCCAGGACGTGCTGCAGATACAGCATCGGCGGCTGCTACAAGAACAGCTTGTACGGTCTTAAACTCTTCATCACCGTGATGCGCTGCAATCGCATTAATCACTTCAGCAGACTCACGATATTTTTTAGCTAAATCAGCACCAATTGTTACATGCGGACCTTCTACTTCATGATCTACTGCTTTACCCAAATCATGGAGTAAGCCGCCGCGTTTTGCCAGCATAACATCAACACCAAGTTCTGCTGCCATAACACCAGCCAAATGCGAAACTTCAATAGAATGTTTCAAAACATTTTGACCATAACTAGTTCTGTATTTCAAACGACCCAATAATTTAACTAATTCTGGGTGCAATCCATGAACACCAGTTTCAAAAGTTGCTTGTTCACCAGCTTCTTTTATCCGTTGTTCAACTTCTTTTTGCGCCTTTTCTACCATCTCTTCAATGCGTGCTGGATGAATTCGCCCATCCGTAATTAATTTTTCCAAGGCAATTCTAGCCACTTCACGCCGTACAGGGTCAAAGCCTGATAATATTACAGCTTCTGGAGTATCATCAATAATCAAATCAATTCCAGTAAG from Massilibacillus massiliensis carries:
- a CDS encoding TIGR00282 family metallophosphoesterase, producing the protein MNILMIGDIYGKIGRQAVTQYIPALKTKYQLNLIIANGENSAGGVGITKKTLDEIYNSGVDVVTSGNHIWDKKEIFQFIDHERYLIRPANYPPQTPGKGYCIFEVNNKKVGIANISGRTFMPALDCPFRKADEIIECLNQECDLILFDFHAETTSEKMAMGWYVDGRITCMVGTHTHIQTADERILPKGTAYITDLGMVGPWNSVLGVDRDLVIKKFLTGLPVKFDIASGPHVFCGLVIMIDDQTNQVQKVQRIMIREDEI
- a CDS encoding Asp23/Gls24 family envelope stress response protein; this translates as MEVMALVGPSGTGKSHRALIVAHEYKADAIIDDGILIREGKIIAGHSAKREASKIMAVRRAIFSIPGHADEIKQAIQQMNPRRILVLGTSENMVHKIAKILGFSAIKKVIRIEDIATKEEIEKARDCRLKEGKHIIPVPTIELKPHFSGYLIDPLESFFKKPQAKRRRLGEKSIVRPIFSYYGKLLIDDSAIVAIVNKVATSKESISRASQVRVKRIREEEEDKGIDVTLEVTMRYGTNLRTTATEIQNEIKIAVENMTGMIVKQVNIIVKTLTIGA
- the rny gene encoding ribonuclease Y gives rise to the protein MKIIVEIVLSVILAIVIGAGIGYWTRKKSAESQIGSAEEAAKRLIADAQQKGEAKKKEALLEAKEDIHKLRLELEKETKERRNDLQRLERRLVQKEENLDRKIDSLEKKEEILNSKEIEVDKCQEKIDELHKKQLSELERISSLTSEDARAMLLANAEEEIKHETAMMIKEIEQQAKEEADKRARNIISLAIQRCAADHVAETTVSVVALPNDEMKGRIIGREGRNIRTLETLTGIDLIIDDTPEAVILSGFDPVRREVARIALEKLITDGRIHPARIEEMVEKAQKEVEQRIKEAGEQATFETGVHGLHPELVKLLGRLKYRTSYGQNVLKHSIEVSHLAGVMAAELGVDVMLAKRGGLLHDLGKAVDHEVEGPHVTIGADLAKKYRESAEVINAIAAHHGDEEFKTVQAVLVAAADAVSAARPGARRESLESYLKRLTRLEEIAESFEGVDRSFAIQAGREIRIMVKPDKVDDVTSVALARDIVKRIESELEYPGQIRVTVIRETRAVDYAK
- the miaB gene encoding tRNA (N6-isopentenyl adenosine(37)-C2)-methylthiotransferase MiaB, which translates into the protein MNANDSERLAGQLKAMGYEKTEIMEEADLIFLNTCCVRESAENKIYGKIGDLKRLKTENSDLIIGIAGCMAQKDSEAIFKKAPHVDFVMGTNQVHELARVIEEVETSNGKVISMSNGDQEMPSEVPTERNGSISTWVPIMYGCNNFCTYCIVPYVRGRERSRPLRDIIKEIEKVVSEGFKEITLLGQNVNSYGKDSQEVDFADLLAAADQVPGIERVRYMTSHPRDLSDKAIEVIKNSKHICEHFHLPVQYGSDKILKAMNRGYTISYYRELVKKIRANVPNASISTDLIVGFPGETNEDFEETLEFLKEIRYDVAYTFLYSKRSGTPAATMEAQVPTEVKKTRLQQLMEVQNQISLEINQQHEGQVLEVMVEGVSRTDDAVLSGRTRTNKIVLWKKEGTEEVGQLLKIKIIHAQTWVLKGTLVK
- a CDS encoding leucyl aminopeptidase — its product is MMSVEVRSAIEDAFAQDVLLIQVFKNSLLDEEAVSSNLFSGLMKEQIRPFLVQYPDAVNYGEIHVLHMLETRQVKSVILIGAGEQSEMTSDKLRNLFGKAMGSVKKTKAKSLGIYVNFNYNFAYETALQAAFEGVILGSYQFEFYKTIKKDAVLGQVIFCELDEKKVDVATRVLNKTLVITDSVCHCRDLVNHPSCTVTPTYMAKEAERLAHFDNFTVEIMELAAIKDLNMGAFLAVAKGSNELPKFIVIKYTGNRESNECVAYIGKGITFDSGGISLKPSANMGDMKDDMAGAAAVLTTMRAIAQLQPKANVLALIPCCENMPSGHATKPGDVIKSMSGITIEVDNTDAEGRLILADAVHYATVLGATKIIDIATLTGACVVALGDVASGVVSNDTKLCSALLKAAKTTGEKMWQLPNYEEYKEQFKSDIADLKNTGGRNAGTITAAMFIEAFTKGVPWVHIDIAGTANLKKANGYQVKGASGVATRTLIQFALEMGK
- a CDS encoding PHP domain-containing protein; this encodes MSSDLHIHTSASDGRLSPREVIRQAKAAGLRYIAITDHDTVKGLYQLQKDGLYPNKEIIIIPGIEFSAHMPTHEVHILGLNIDISNRMLQSNLQKLVDFRWQRLKTMLEKMQALGYAITEEEILAVAGNAESIGRAHLARVLVEKKFFESIGEVFDQLLYKDGPAYASHYKLEIEEIISLVHHAGGLAVLAHPGLVGDDEIVGKVIKSGIDGLEVFHPKHTAEEVQKYQALAETNRLIVTGGSDFHAIPKRYPNELGVFTVDDSYAEQFIR
- a CDS encoding stage V sporulation protein S, which produces MEVLKVSAKSNPNSVAGALAGVLRERGGAEMQAIGAGALNQAVKAVAIARGFVAPHGVDLICIPAFTDILIDGEERTAIKLIVEPR